The Streptomyces tendae DNA segment CCCTTGGCGACGATGGCCTTGACGATGGCCCGCTCCCGGCGGTTGCGGGTCTTGCCGTGCTTGGCGACGTGCTTGGAGAGACGCTCCAGGTAGGCGGCCTGGGCCTTGGATCCCGGCGTGGGGTTGTTGTGGATGACGTACATCTGCTGGCCCATGGTCCACACGTTGGTGGTCAGCCAGTAGACGAGGACACCGACCGGGAAGTTGATGCCGAAGACGGCGAAAATGACGGGGAAGACGTACATCAGCATCTTCTGCTGCTGCATGAACGGCGTCTTCACCGTGGTGTCGACGTTCTTCGTCATCAGCTGGCGCTGTGTGTAGAACTGCGACAGCGACATCAGGACGATCATGATCGCCGTGACGACGCGGACGTCGAGCAGGGTCGAGTTCAGGGCCTCGACCTTGTCCGGGCTGTCCGTGAACTTCGCGGCGAGCGGGGCACCGAAGATGTGGGCCTTCTGGGCGCTCTCCAGCAGACGCTCGTTGATCACGCCGATGGTGTCGTTCGAGGCGATGCTGTTGAGCACGTGGTACAGCGCGAAGAAGAACGGCGACTGCGCCAGGATGGGAAGGCACGAGGAGAGCGGGTTGGTGCCCGTCTCCTTGTAGAGCTTCATCATCTCTTCGGACTGGCGCTGCTTGTCGTTCTTGTAGCGCTCCTGGATCTTCTTCATCTCCGGCTGGAGCGTCTGCATCGCGCGCGTCGCCTTGATCTGCTTCACGAAGAGCGGGATCAGGCAGATGCGGATCAGAATCACCAGGGACACGATGGACAGGCCCCAGGCCCATCCCGTGTCCGGGCCGAAAATGGAGCCGTACACGCTGTGGAACTGGACGATGACCCAGGAGACAGGTGTCGTGATGAAGCTGAAGAGGCTGGCAATCGTGTCCACTAATCATGCTCCTTGGGCATGGGACGAGGTCTCTGCGGCCGGGCTCGACGGACTCGTAGGACTCGTGGGAGAAGCTTGTCCCTCGGTGGCCGGTTCGGCGGCGGAGGTCCCGCCC contains these protein-coding regions:
- the yidC gene encoding membrane protein insertase YidC, whose protein sequence is MDTIASLFSFITTPVSWVIVQFHSVYGSIFGPDTGWAWGLSIVSLVILIRICLIPLFVKQIKATRAMQTLQPEMKKIQERYKNDKQRQSEEMMKLYKETGTNPLSSCLPILAQSPFFFALYHVLNSIASNDTIGVINERLLESAQKAHIFGAPLAAKFTDSPDKVEALNSTLLDVRVVTAIMIVLMSLSQFYTQRQLMTKNVDTTVKTPFMQQQKMLMYVFPVIFAVFGINFPVGVLVYWLTTNVWTMGQQMYVIHNNPTPGSKAQAAYLERLSKHVAKHGKTRNRRERAIVKAIVAKGRDRNEYERKFINGLNKAGLAAQTDGNVIRSESSAAVQAEDGTSTATATVPKRQQPKRQSKSQRQSGTAKAAGEPTSLTKDDAPEDAKPAAKKGDAKPAGNGSTRSKAQSGQRKGPQRPKSPSKK